GCATACGCAGAAAGGGGACAGTTGCCCACGCGCAGCTCGGCCAGCAGGTCGCGATACGCGCGCACGCCCCGCGGATTCGCGGCCTCCAGGCGGTCCAGCGCCCCCGCGGGAGCACCCTCGCCCGCGCGCGCCAGCAAGCCCGTCACGAGCGCACGCTGCGCCCGCTGCACGTCGTCGCCCAAGGCCTGGGCGAAGCGCCGCTCCCACGGATCGCGCCCGGCCGCCAATTGCACCGCCTGGCGCAGGCGCGCCGTGGCGAAGTGCTCCGACACCGCGTAGAAGGCCTTGGCCGCGCGCAGCTCGTCGGTCTGCCCGCGCCGCGACACCTCCACGATCTCCAGCAGCTGCGGCAGGAAGCGCAGCGTGATCAGCCGCTCCGCCAGGCCGCGCTCAACGCCAAGGTCCTGCATGGCGCCCAGCTGCGTGAGGAACAGCGCCCGGTCCTCGCCGCTGACCACCTTGGCGAAGTTCCCCCGCAGCGCGCCCAACGCACTCCGCGCATCCTCGATCAGCGCGTCCGTCGCCGCGCCCGGCGCCACGTTGGCCAGAATCCAGTGCGTAGTCGTTTCCAGCACCCGCGCCAGGTCCAGCAGCCAGCCGTACACCACCTCCACGTCGTAGCGCCCCTCGGCCCCGGCAAGGTCCGCCCGCACCTCGGGGGTGCCGCTGATGCGGCTGGCGACCAGCCACGCCCGCACCACCTCGGGAATGGAGTGCCCCGTGTCGCGCGAGGTGCGGTGAAGGAACGACGAGCCCATCAGGTCCACCAGGTCGTTCACCATCTGCGTGGTGACGATCTCGCGCCGCAGCCGGTGCGAGCGCAGGCGCTCCAGCCCCGCCGTCTCCACCGCCAGCGGGGGGAAGTAGTTCACCAGGTACGACTCCGTGGCCGGGTCGTCGGGGACGGAGCTGTCCAGCAGCTGCATCTTGGCCGCCATCTTGGCGTGCGCCAGCAGCACCGACAGGGTGGGCCGCGTCAGCCCGATCTTTTCCGCCCGCCGCTCGGCGATCTCGTCGGGGCTGGGAATGCCCTCGGCCTCGCGGTTCAGCAGGCGCTCGCGCTCCTGCGCCGCGATCAGCGCCGCGAAGTCGTCCAGCGCCTCCTTCGATCGCCGCTGGTCCAGCGACACCGCCAGCGACTGGCTGACGTTGTCGCGCAGCACCAGCTCCGACACCTGGTCCGTCATCGCCCGCAGCGTCTCGTTGCGCTGCTCCTCGGAAAGCGACCCGTCGACCACCAGCCCGTTCAGCAGGATCTTGAGGTTCACCTCGTGGTCGCTCATGTCCACGCCCGCGGAGTTGTCGAGCGCGTCGGTGTTCAGGCGCCCGCCCCGCAGGTTGAAGGTGATGCGCGCCCGCTGCGTGAGCCCCAGGTTTCCGCCCTCGCCGATCACCTTGCAGCGCAGCACGTCGGCATCCACGCGCACCGGGTCGTTGGTGGGGTCGCCCACCTCGGCGTGCGTTTCCTCGCGGTCCTTCACGTAGGTGCCGATGCCGCCGTTCCACAGCAGCTCCACCGGCGCGGTGAGCACCGCGCGGATCAGCGCCTCGCCATCCAGCGTCGCCACCTCGTCGCCCAGCCCCAGGGCGGCGCGGGCCTCGGGGGTCAGCTCCACCTCCTTGCTGCCGCGCGGCACGATCAGCGCGCCCGGCGAAAGCTTGGCGCGGTCGTAATCCTCCCACGACGAGCGGGGGAGGTCGAAGATGCGCTGCCGCTCCTCGAAGCTCACCGCCGGGTCGGGCGTGGGATCGATGAAGATGTGGCGGTGGTCGAAGGCGGCCAGCAGCCGGATCTGCCGGGAGAGCAGCATGCCGTTGCCGAACACGTCGCCGCTCATGTCGCCCACGCCCGCGACGGTGAAGGGCTCCGCCTGGATGTCCTTGCCCATCTCGCGGAAGTGCCGCTTGACGCACT
The Longimicrobium sp. DNA segment above includes these coding regions:
- a CDS encoding NAD-glutamate dehydrogenase domain-containing protein — translated: MIYSFAVQTREGTAIPDDVTPLLAESLLAVRAGDAVEDPFNGLVLAAGLRWREADLLRAYAEYAFQVGAIPSRIAVARALATYPAVTRGLVQLFHARFAAPGGDEAPARATLAAEMEKVSSLADDRALRRLLALIGGTVRTNYFRTGGADPTVRSGGVPYISFKVRSADVDELKKTRLLYEVFVHSSRMEGVHLRGAPVARGGIRWSDRPDDFRTEILGLVTTQVIKNAVIVPSGSKGGFITRRRLADRDAMGEEAKEQYRTLMRGLLDITDNLVGGTVVPPQGVVRHDGDDPYLVVAADKGTAHLSDVANAVSAEYGFWMGDAFASGGSNGYDHKKEGITARGGWECVKRHFREMGKDIQAEPFTVAGVGDMSGDVFGNGMLLSRQIRLLAAFDHRHIFIDPTPDPAVSFEERQRIFDLPRSSWEDYDRAKLSPGALIVPRGSKEVELTPEARAALGLGDEVATLDGEALIRAVLTAPVELLWNGGIGTYVKDREETHAEVGDPTNDPVRVDADVLRCKVIGEGGNLGLTQRARITFNLRGGRLNTDALDNSAGVDMSDHEVNLKILLNGLVVDGSLSEEQRNETLRAMTDQVSELVLRDNVSQSLAVSLDQRRSKEALDDFAALIAAQERERLLNREAEGIPSPDEIAERRAEKIGLTRPTLSVLLAHAKMAAKMQLLDSSVPDDPATESYLVNYFPPLAVETAGLERLRSHRLRREIVTTQMVNDLVDLMGSSFLHRTSRDTGHSIPEVVRAWLVASRISGTPEVRADLAGAEGRYDVEVVYGWLLDLARVLETTTHWILANVAPGAATDALIEDARSALGALRGNFAKVVSGEDRALFLTQLGAMQDLGVERGLAERLITLRFLPQLLEIVEVSRRGQTDELRAAKAFYAVSEHFATARLRQAVQLAAGRDPWERRFAQALGDDVQRAQRALVTGLLARAGEGAPAGALDRLEAANPRGVRAYRDLLAELRVGNCPLSAYA